The Podospora pseudocomata strain CBS 415.72m chromosome 1 map unlocalized CBS415.72m_1, whole genome shotgun sequence genome has a segment encoding these proteins:
- the MSU1 gene encoding 3'-5' RNA exonuclease complex component (EggNog:ENOG503NXKZ; BUSCO:EOG09260JNY; COG:J) → MLRSTTGRHYVCWRCQTLQKNPTQRPLGRISQPCAPLSPSQPISSRLVNTSAQTPGRLPPLPELPDKFRLRREPYIKSQLRLWEEQNPDLTPQQHDEATPPPSAILNSATRAVSDSSFRLDQTNNRTAGFDFDSSDISSLGYTSTQLEPGDLVEVSSSGWRVRLLAVCLGNFNGQNHFYTNTGKWFTSRVFRSSFVVKNFVQDPAEISAVISAIPSLSGDDLLLDELQDINAGPSRDIASGLIKKMYKFQTEARLLHQTYVERLNNAGKKLGDEDKLMSLHEIADALLPMTLKRGKASFPPEALYAVHSVVSVDDTAFRAALLGERHHEGRMFTVNSTDKQRNVHEVAEVVRNFYEILGNSSRRIPRQVAQDAMKFRDFAIKVRKIIDQNRRHRPWTPHGTIGLAKSDAVPILDVEPVEWTGLGASIIQFMEMWAAHDWFQPASQHHWVGAAILRAIGRYQDALLDRSSAWTFLQEIGHISPWDISPRYALRLPGLELDRDAGLNLQKPKSTERAEPLAPDQLEHLRQDFAVSTVYCIDSEQTLDVDDGISLEKLTDEEYWVHLHVADPASRVRPDSAQAKAASLRAETIYLPGFQEDMFDGEAVRDAFSLGANQPSLTFSALVKTDGTLKDYRITPGILRDVVYVTPEEVTLVLDEPINKPPTPSNEVLEVGPRPARSPPSRNLVTAGDLSKKHRSELRTLHQLGQAIHKQRLSKGAQPAFTPRPKAKVALDDVKTIKTEGQIQCYNDPWIRVAYEGSTTAGDELVGPLMVLAGEVAARWCADRNIPIPYRTQVTKKENLETLKEFTEKVINPKLLAGERIIGPDLDKLNNLRGHMALKATPGPIFSMGVDAYSKVTSPLRRYADLIAHWQIEAALLEEHRLGRSLIEEHGSDNTKVVHKFLPFSKEVLEETVLPRVRLREVHATALGNNAGNLRWILQAMLRAWKFGDNPNQLPETFKFTVVTINPKRDLEGKLDYFDLEATVGVEHVEGFALIEGFKIGEVLDVELVDINVYHKKITVKPVRRYSLPEAE, encoded by the exons ATGTTGCGCTCAACAACCGGACGGCATTACGTCTGCTGGAGGTGCCAGACATTGCAAAAGAACCCAACCCAACGTCCACTGGGACGGATATCGCAGCCATGCGCACCGTTATCGCCATCTCAGCCAATATCAAGCCGCCTGGTGAACACCTCTGCACAGACCCCGGGGAGGCTGCCCCCTTTGCCAGAATTACCAGACAAGTTCAGACTGAGGAGGGAACCATACATAAAATCACAGCTTCGACTATGGGAGGAACAAAATCCAGACCTCACGCCCCAGCAGCACGATGAGGCCACTCCACCCCCATCCGCCATCCTCAACTCTGCAACACGGGCCGTCAGTGATTCCAGCTTTAGGCTCGACCAGACCAATAACCGAACCGCTGGCTTCGATTTTGACAGCAGTGATATCTCTAGCTTGGGGTACACAAGCACGCAATTGGAACCAGGAGATCTTGTGGAAGTCAG CTCTTCCGGCTGGAGAGTGAGGCTTCTCGCTGTCTGCTTGGGCAACTTCAATGGCCAAAACCACTTCTACACCAACACGGGCAAGTGGTTTACCAGTCGCGTGTTTCGCAGCTCCTTCGTCGTCAAGAACTTTGTGCAGGATCCGGCCGAGATAAGTGCCGTGATCAGTGCTATTCCATCTCTGTCCGGGGAcgacctccttcttgacgaACTCCAGGATATCAATGCGGGCCCCTCACGAGATATCGCATCCGGTTTGATCAAAAAGATGTACAAATTTCAGACCGAGGCGCGCCTGCTGCATCAGACCTATGTCGAGAGATTGAACAATGCAGGAAAAAAGCTTGGTGACGAAGACAAGCTTATGAGCCTGCACGAGATTGCTGACGCCTTGCTCCCAATGACCCTGAAGCGCGGCAAAGCGTCTTTCCCGCCTGAAGCGCTCTATGCTGTTCACTCGGTCGTATCGGTGGATGACACAGCCTTCCGCGCAGCTCTTTTGGGCGAACGTCACCACGAAGGCCGTATGTTTACGGTGAACTCGACTGATAAGCAACGGAACGTGCACGAAGTTGCTGAAGTGGTCCGTAACTTTTACGAAATCCTGGGCaactcatcaagaagaatTCCCCGTCAAGTTGCCCAGGACGCCATGAAGTTTCGAGACTTTGCAATCAAAGTACGGAAGATCATTGACCAAAACCGGCGTCATCGCCCATGGACACCTCACGGCACAATAGGACTAGCCAAGAGCGATGCTGTTCCCATTCTTGATGTTGAGCCTGTCGAGTGGACTGGACTTGGTGCCTCCATCATCCAGTTCATGGAGATGTGGGCAGCCCATGATTGGTTTCAACCTGCTTCGCAGCATCACTGGGTTGGCGCCGCTATCTTGCGCGCCATTGGACGATACCAAGATGCCTTGCTTGATCGCAGTTCCGCCTGGACGTTTTTGCAAGAGATTGGCCACATTTCTCCTTGGGACATCAGCCCACGCTATGCCCTTCGTCTTCCAGGACTGGAGCTTGACCGAGACGCGGGCTTGAATCTGCAGAAACCCAAATCAACAGAAAGAGCGGAACCACTTGCGCCCGATCAGCTCGAGCATCTCCGTCAAGACTTTGCAGTTTCTACAGTCTACTGCATTGACTCGGAGCAGACGCTCGATGTGGATGACGGCATCTCACTCGAGAAGCTCACTGATGAAGAGTATTGGGTTCATCTGCACGTTGCCGACCCTGCTTCGCGTGTCCGACCCGACAGTGCTCAGGCCAAGGCAGCGTCGCTACGAGCTGAAACGATATATCTTCCTGGATTCCAGGAGGATATGTTTGATGGCGAAGCTGTACGTGACGCGTTTTCTTTGGGCGCGAATCAGCCAAGTTTGACTTTCAGCGCTCTGGTCAAGACCGACGGCACCCTGAAGGATTATAGAATCACCCCAGGTATTCTACGAGATGTAGTCTACGTAACCCCCGAAGAGGTCACCTTGGTACTCGATGAACCTAtcaacaaaccaccaacaccgtcaaatgaagtgttggaggttggccCCCGCCCAGCGCGGTCCCCTCCTAGCCGCAACCTCGTCACGGCGGGCGATCTTTCAAAGAAACACCGATCTGAACTTAGGACTTTGCATCAGCTTGGCCAGGCCATTCACAAACAACGACTTTCCAAGGGGGCTCAGCCAGCCTTCACACCTCGTCCTAAAGCCAAGGTGGCACTAGACGATGTTAAAACGATCAAAACAGAGGGTCAGATACAATGTTACAACGACCCCTGGATTCGAGTGGCCTATGAGGGTTCAACCACAGCAGGCGACGAGCTGGTCGGCCCGCTCATGGTACTTGCCGGCGAGGTTGCCGCCAGGTGGTGTGCCGACCGGAACATCCCCATTCCCTACCGCACCCAGGTCACCAAGAAAGAGAACCTGGAAACACTGAAAGAATTCACCGAAAAGgtcatcaaccccaaactcctcgccgGAGAGCGCATCATTGGTCCCGACCTCGACAAACTCAACAATCTGCGCGGCCACATGGCGCTGAAGGCCACCCCCGGCCCCATTTTCTCCATGGGTGTTGACGCCTACTCTAAGGTGACCTCGCCCCTGAGACGGTACGCCGATTTGATCGCCCACTGGCAAATCGAAGCAGCCCTGCTCGAGGAACATCGTCTTGGCCGGTCCCTGATTGAGGAACACGGCTCCGACAATACCAAGGTCGTCCACAAGTTCCTTCCGTTTTCCAAGGAAGTTTTGGAGGAGACTGTCCTTCCTCGTGTTCGTCTTCGGGAGGTGCACGCGACCGCGCTTGGAAACAATGCGGGTAATCTGAGATGGATACTCCAGGCGATGCTGCGCGCGTGGAAATTCGGGGACAATCCAAACCAGCTGCCCGAGACGTTCAAGTTTACTGTTGTCACGATCAACCCGAAGCGGGATTTGGAGGGGAAGCTCGACTATTTCGACCTGGAGGCTACGGTCGGCGTGGAACACGTGGAGGGTTTTGCCCTGATTGAGGGATTCAAgattggggaggtgttggatgtGGAGCTGGTTGATATCAATGTGTACCACAAGAAGATTACGGTGAagccggtgaggaggtatAGCCTGCCCGAGGCTGAGTAG
- a CDS encoding uncharacterized protein (EggNog:ENOG503NXKT; COG:G) yields MKAAVVAAAAAVLAGGASAHSHRHAHKALFQKRSLNDTEVCVPTCTTIYSTIYGEETWIQPPPKSTEAPVPVPVITTTPEPEPVVVPTTTTTEPAIVPTPIPQICPTPGTYTFPATTIVVTETTTVCAASTTEVPSGTHTLGGVTTVVETATEIVCPYATTEVENGVVTSVIKTTTFVCPSAGTYTIAPITTVVPSATTVVVPVVTTYCPGTYTAPAIVTTITETNVVVYCPFTSSEIPAPTPQAVTPKPQAAPEPAPAPAPAPEKPKAVAPPPASTPAKGKGSVGGGKLGGKGKHWAMTYTPFRPDGHCKTYSEVDADVKIIASKNFEALRIYSTDCDTLPNVGAAAEKYGLRLIIGLFVGSPGCDNGNPTIAQQISALKEWKKWHLVDLCVVGNEALFNGYCSVQQLADLIVHTKKELGSAGYTGPYTTTDVLSAFEAGDMSPVCNVIDVVSANVHAYFNYQTTPGQAGKFVRSQLDAVSKICGGKPSYCMETGWPTSGVCNGAACAGVPQQKEAIASIEQEIGQSVVFFSFRDDPWKNPGACNCERSWGSDKAFGY; encoded by the coding sequence ATGAAGGCAGCCGTTGTAGCAGCGGCCGCGGCCGTCCTCGCCGGCGGTGCGAGCGCCCACAGTCACCGTCACGCCCACAAGGCGCTGTTCCAGAAAAGGTCGCTCAACGACACCGAGGTCTGCGTCCCTACCTGCACCACCATCTACAGCACCATCTACGGCGAGGAGACCTGGATCCAGCCCCCTCCCAAGTCCACTGAGGCTCCTGTTCCCGTCcccgtcatcaccaccacacccgaACCCGAGCCAGTTGTtgtcccaaccaccaccacaaccgaGCCGGCGATCGTTCCCACACCCATCCCGCAGATTTGCCCGACCCCGGGCACCTACACCTTCCCTGCGACGACCATCGTGGTGACTGAGACTACCACCGTCtgcgccgcctccaccaccgaggtCCCCAGCGGCACCCACACCCTCGGCGGTGTCACCACCGTCGTCGAGACCGCCACCGAGATTGTCTGCCCCTACGCCACCACTGAGGTTGAGAACGGCGTTGTCACCAGCGTcatcaagaccaccaccTTTGTCTGCCCCTCGGCCGGCACCTACACCATtgcccccatcaccaccgttgTCCCAagcgccaccaccgttgtTGTGCCTGTCGTGACCACCTACTGCCCGGGTACCTACACCGCTCCTGCCAttgtcaccaccatcaccgagaccAACGTTGTGGTCTACTGCCCATTCACCTCCTCCGAGATCCCTGCCCCCACTCCTCAGGCTGTCACCCCCAAGCCCCAGGCTGCCCCTGagcccgctcccgctcctgcCCCGGCCCCTGAGAAGCCCAAGGCTGTtgccccccctcctgccAGCACTCctgccaagggcaagggcagcgtgggtggtggcaagCTCGGCGGAAAGGGCAAGCACTGGGCCATGACCTACACCCCCTTCCGCCCCGATGGTCACTGCAAGACCTACAGCGAGGTTGATGCCGATGTCAAGATCATCGCCAGCAAGAACTTCGAGGCTCTCCGCATCTACTCCACCGACTGcgacaccctccccaacgTTGGTGCTGCCGCTGAGAAGTATGGCCTCCGTCTGATCATTGGTCTCTTCGTCGGCAGCCCCGGTTGCGACAACGGCAACCCCACCATTGCCCAGCAGATCTCTGCTCTCAAGGAGTGGAAGAAGTGGCACCTTGTCGACCTTTGCGTCGTCGGTAACGAGGCTCTCTTCAACGGCTACTGCTCCGTTCAGCAGCTCGCCGACCTCATTGTCCACACCAAGAAGGAGCTCGGCTCTGCCGGCTACACTGgcccctacaccaccaccgatgTGCTCTCTGCCTTCGAGGCTGGTGACATGTCCCCGGTCTGCAACGTCATCGACGTTGTTTCCGCCAACGTCCATGCCTACTTCAACTACCAGACCACTCCTGGTCAGGCCGGCAAGTTCGTTCGCAGCCAGCTCGACGCCGTCTCCAAGATCTGCGGCGGCAAGCCTTCCTACTGCATGGAAACCGGCTGGCCCACCTCTGGTGTCTGCAACGGTGCCGCTTGCGCCGGTGTTCCCCAGCAGAAGGAGGCCATTGCCTCCATTGAGCAGGAGATCGGCCAGTcggtcgtcttcttctcattcCGTGACGACCCCTGGAAGAACCCCGGTGCTTGCAACTGCGAGCGGTCGTGGGGCTCTGACAAGGCTTTCGGCTACTAA
- the SEC10 gene encoding Exocyst complex component 5 (COG:U; EggNog:ENOG503NUB1; BUSCO:EOG09260WUS), with product MERGGSSASRSLFPTGPSFTLEDFSNKDFIVRDFVDSLAETAVPASRRSGPANQAFDPKPLIRTFENALSQLGALGEELQEKESELLSQVRRAEIQHDQTLETLGRKLDQSMSQFEALDLTLNNNASSNGSIRGGGNDGGGNIAVQIGEKLEELDRKRRKAQDANFLIQCWTEVSETGQVTSLEEIQRQGGAENKIRCAVIARQLMRISQRLDPASWGQQTNGFRGNGVTNGVTGTNRRHNTREALEKFSELLEQDLLKQFNNSYRRQNFDDMMECAKVLLDFNGGASVIAAFVNQHQFFIDRDQLITDEVTADGDTWDQLADPDSEPPGVEPSLQSLIDEVKIVMQEESFIIKRAFPYYETVLIKFIQRVFQQSIQQRLEMVLDKATTISALAFLRCLHSSRAYIGALVEDLKTHGLTEHPEPCSAQIAQTLDQQLEELFIPYLVGNGYIDREKKSLEEMYNSLLFKFTLYHSRRKKAPTGFMASLAQQGTQLISSAKDAYMERLESSDLTPTQKRTMLRVAGIRDDSSNKNDIEVSEQDGVLSVAYAKRMIGWLAESVRRTLEMGSSSETPKDVNILLNLLLTSMGQVYVETALDAALDLATSQENTKTEPDLSYLPNIRPAVTITNLMSRFITTVLIRLAESNTTIRRSMEAQTKLAIEATERKTNAVMKSTMDVVLNYVPKLLTQQKKLDFKPKDDDLEGLVDTLQTVPCQLICSFLSQKVAVFARQAVDGHNLEMFCSELALAVHRLLFEHFKKFQVNATGGLMVTKDIAKYVSTLREWPLTREVEQIVEVLTEVGYLFIIQPEALKERSRNLASGPADGRMGGGFGGLVGGGNAGVATTAAVGKRLNKADFKQFVLKREDAGSAGVQSVLAGL from the exons atGGAACGCGGCGGGTCCAGTGCCTCGCGCTCGCTGTTCCCGACAGGGCCCAGCTTCACCCTCGAGGACTTCTCCAACAAGGACTTTATCGTCAGGGACTTTGTCGACTCTCTCGCCGAGACTGCCGTTCCAGCAAGCCGCCGCTCAGGCCCGGCGAACCAGGCCTTCGACCCGAAGCCACTAATCCGGACATTCGAAA ACGCTTTATCACAGCTGGGTGCATTGGGAGAAGAGCTACAGGAGAAGGAATCAGAATTACTATCACAGGTCCGCCGCGCCGAGATACAACATGACCAGACTCTCGAGACACTCGGTCGAAAGCTTGATCAGTCCATGTCCCAGTTTGAGGCCCTGGACTTGACCCTAAACAACAACGCAAGTTCGAACGGAAGCATACGTGGCGGTGGTAATGATGGGGGCGGTAATATCGCTGTACAGATTGGCGAGAAGCTTGAGGAGTTGGacaggaagagaaggaaagcGCAGGACGCCAACTTTTTGATACAATGCTGGACAGAAGTCTCGGAAACGGGGCAGGTGACTTCATTGGAAGAGATACAACGCCAGGGAGGTGCCGAGAACAAGATTCGTTGTGCTGTTATTGCGCGACAACTGATGCGCATCAGTCAGCGTTTGGATCCGGCGTCATGGGGTCAGCAGACGAATGGGTTCCGAGGAAACGGTGTTACTAATGGGGTTACTGGGACTAACCGAAGGCATAATACGAGAGAGGCGCTGGAGAAGTTCTCGGAGCTTTTGGAGCAGGATCTCCTGAAGCAGTTCAACAACAGCTACCGACGCCAAAACTTTGACGACATGATGGAGTGCGCAAAGGTTCTTCTGGATTTCAACGGCGGTGCCAGCGTTATTGCCGCCTTTGTCAACCAACACCAGTTCTTTATAGACCGGGATCAGCTCATTACAGACGAGGTCACTGCTGACGGTGATACGTGGGATCAGTTGGCCGATCCTGATTCAGAACCGCCCGGTGTTGAGCCAAGTCTGCAGTCTCTCATCGACGAAGTGAAGATTGTAATGCAGGAGGAgtccttcatcatcaaacggGCTTTCCCGTACTACGAAACGGTTCTTATCAAGTTCATCCAGCGCGTTTTCCAACAGTCTATCCAACAACGACTCGAGATGGTTCTGGATAAGGCAACTACCATCTCTGCGCTGGCCTTCCTGAGGTGCTTGCACTCATCACGAGCTTATATCGGGGCACTTGTGGAGGATCTCAAAACACACGGCCTTACTGAACACCCGGAACCATGTTCTGCTCAAATAGCACAAACACTAGaccagcagctggaggagctgtttATCCCGTACTTGGTTGGCAACGGTTACATCGACCGCGAGAAGAAGAGTCTGGAAGAAATGTACAACTCTCTGCTTTTCAAGTTTACGCTGTATCACTCCCGAAGGAAGAAGGCGCCAACCGGGTTCATGGCATCTCTTGCCCAGCAGGGCACCCAACTAATATCCTCGGCCAAAGACGCATACATGGAGCGTCTGGAGTCCTCCGACCTTACACCTACTCAAAAGCGAACCATGCTTCGTGTGGCTGGCATTCGGgatgacagcagcaacaagaacgACATTGAAGTCTCGGAACAAGACGGTGTCCTCAGTGTAGCCTACGCCAAGCGCATGATTGGCTGGCTGGCCGAATCTGTCCGTCGCACCCTCGAGATGGGATCCTCAAGCGAGACTCCCAAGGATGTCAACATCTTGCTCAACCTGCTCTTGACGAGCATGGGCCAAGTGTACGTCGAAACCGCCCTCGACGCGGCTCTCGACCTAGCCACCTCGCAAGAAAACACCAAGACAGAACCAGACCTGTCCTACCTCCCTAATATTCGCCCGGCAGTAACCATCACGAACCTCATGTCCAGATTCATCACCACGGTTCTGATCCGCCTGGCGGAGTcgaacaccaccatccgccgCAGCATGGAAGCGCAGACCAAACTCGCCATTGAGGCCACGGAGCGGAAGACAAACGCGGTGATGAAGTCGACAATGGACGTTGTTTTGAATTACGTACCCAAACTCCTCACACAGCAAAAGAAGTTAGATTTTAAGCCCAAGGACGATGATTTGGAGGGACTAGTGGATACACTCCAGACCGTGCCCTGCCAGTTGATTTGTAGCTTTCTCTCCCAAAAAGTGGCCGTGTTCGCCCGTCAGGCGGTGGATGGGCATAATCTGGAGATGTTTTGCTCTGAGCTCGCGCTGGCGGTCCATCGGTTGCTGTTTGAGCACTTTAAGAAATTCCAGGTTAATGCTacgggggggttgatggtgacgaAGGATATTGCAAAGTATGTCAGCACGTTGAGGGAGTGGCCTTtgacgagggaggtggagcagATTGTGGAAGTGCTGACGGAGGTTGGGTACTTGTTTATTATCCAGCCTGAggcgttgaaggagaggtCGAGGAATTTAGCGAGCGGGCCGGCGgatgggaggatgggtggtgggtttggggggttggttggaggggggaatgCTGGGGTTGCGACGACGGCTGCGGTGGGTAAGAGGTTGAATAAAGCGGATTTTAAGCAGTTTgtgctgaagagggaggatgcgGGGAGTGCGGGGGTGCAGAGTGTGTTGGCTGGGTTGTGA